In a genomic window of Hyphomicrobiales bacterium:
- a CDS encoding D-amino acid aminotransferase (catalyzes the transamination of D-amino acids and their alpha-keto acids) — MTRTAYVNGRYVPHGQAVVHIEDRGYQFADGVYEVCEIRDGMVVDETRHLDRLERSLRELRIAMPMERKALSMVLHQVVRRNRVRNGSVYLQVTRGVAPRDHYFPTKPVRPSLVMTAQPGNRTAAEAIAAEGVRVITRPDNRWERVDIKTIGLLPNVLAKQAAREAGAREAWLVDAGGYVTEGGSTNAWIVTMDGVLVTRPADTGILKGITRTGVLDMAAKLGLAVEERAFTVEEAKRAREAFMTAASTIVMPVVQIDDATIGNGQPGSITISLRQHFHDNVEQTPL, encoded by the coding sequence ATGACCCGTACGGCTTATGTGAACGGGCGCTACGTGCCGCATGGCCAGGCGGTGGTGCACATCGAGGACCGCGGCTACCAGTTTGCCGACGGGGTCTATGAGGTGTGCGAGATTCGCGACGGCATGGTCGTGGACGAGACCCGCCACCTCGACCGGCTCGAGCGGTCCTTGCGGGAATTGCGGATCGCCATGCCAATGGAGCGCAAGGCGCTTTCGATGGTTCTGCATCAGGTCGTGCGTAGGAATCGAGTCCGCAACGGCTCGGTCTATCTCCAGGTCACGAGGGGGGTCGCGCCGCGCGATCACTATTTTCCAACCAAGCCGGTGCGTCCTAGTCTTGTGATGACGGCACAGCCCGGAAACCGGACCGCGGCCGAGGCGATTGCGGCTGAAGGCGTGCGCGTCATTACCCGCCCGGACAATCGCTGGGAGCGGGTGGACATCAAGACGATCGGTCTGTTGCCAAACGTGCTTGCCAAACAGGCGGCGCGGGAAGCGGGTGCGCGCGAGGCGTGGCTGGTCGATGCCGGCGGGTATGTCACAGAGGGCGGCTCGACGAATGCGTGGATCGTGACTATGGATGGCGTCCTGGTCACGCGGCCGGCGGATACGGGCATCCTGAAGGGCATCACGCGTACAGGCGTCCTTGATATGGCGGCAAAGCTGGGGCTTGCGGTCGAGGAGCGGGCATTCACCGTGGAAGAGGCCAAGCGCGCGCGCGAAGCCTTCATGACGGCTGCCAGCACGATCGTCATGCCGGTTGTTCAGATCGACGATGCGACCATTGGTAACGGGCAACCAGGGTCGATCACAATTAGTTTACGCCAGCATTTTCATGACAATGTTGAGCAGACGCCGCTATGA
- a CDS encoding Trk system potassium transporter TrkA, with product MKVLICGAGQVGYGIAEKLSAEQNDVTVIDSSPDLINAVRENLDVRGFVGHGAHPDVLHQAGADQADMLIAVTLYDEVNMVACQVAHSLFNVPTKVARVRSQSYLQPHWQDLFSRDHLPIDVIISPEIEVGEMVLRRLALPGAVETVRFADDQVIVVGIMCDEDCPVIDTPIRQLSELFPDLGAVVVGIFRDQRLFVPRINDTMLIGDLVYVVARRDQVARTLGIFGHEEPEANRVVIAGGGNIGLYVSRALEQRQARAKVKIIEASRDRAIGIADQLKRTVILHGNALDQEILREADVHESDTMIAVTNDDEVNILTSVMAKKLGCRRNLCLINNTSYHAFAHALGIDAHINPRAVTVSKVLRHVRRGRIRGVHSLQNGGAEVIEAEALETSPLVGHPLRDLDLPDGIRIGAIYRNGKVVIPRGDAQIQASDRVVIFAVAGRVRQVEQMFRVSLEFF from the coding sequence ATGAAGGTCTTAATCTGTGGCGCCGGGCAGGTTGGTTACGGTATCGCCGAGAAACTTTCGGCCGAACAGAACGACGTCACGGTGATCGATTCCTCACCGGATCTGATCAATGCGGTACGAGAGAATCTCGATGTGCGCGGCTTTGTCGGGCACGGCGCGCATCCTGATGTGCTGCATCAGGCTGGCGCCGATCAGGCAGACATGCTGATTGCGGTGACCCTGTATGACGAGGTCAACATGGTCGCCTGCCAGGTTGCGCACTCGCTCTTCAACGTGCCGACCAAGGTCGCCCGTGTGCGCTCGCAAAGCTACCTGCAGCCGCACTGGCAAGATCTGTTTTCGCGCGACCACCTGCCGATCGATGTGATCATTTCGCCGGAAATCGAAGTGGGCGAGATGGTGTTGCGTCGGCTGGCATTGCCGGGGGCGGTCGAGACGGTGCGTTTCGCAGATGATCAGGTCATCGTGGTCGGCATCATGTGCGATGAGGACTGCCCGGTTATCGATACGCCGATACGGCAATTGTCGGAGCTTTTCCCCGATCTCGGCGCGGTTGTCGTCGGCATCTTCCGCGATCAGCGGCTGTTCGTGCCGCGCATCAACGACACGATGCTAATCGGCGACCTCGTCTATGTGGTCGCGCGGCGTGACCAGGTTGCCCGCACGCTCGGAATCTTCGGGCATGAGGAACCGGAGGCGAACCGGGTCGTTATCGCCGGCGGCGGCAATATCGGTCTCTACGTATCGCGCGCGCTGGAACAGCGTCAGGCACGGGCCAAGGTCAAGATCATCGAAGCGTCGCGCGATCGCGCGATCGGCATTGCGGACCAGCTCAAGCGCACGGTCATCCTGCACGGCAACGCGCTCGATCAGGAGATCCTGCGTGAGGCGGACGTCCACGAGTCGGACACCATGATCGCCGTGACCAACGACGACGAGGTCAATATCCTCACCAGTGTTATGGCAAAGAAACTCGGCTGCCGGCGCAATCTCTGCCTCATCAACAACACCAGCTATCATGCGTTCGCGCATGCGCTTGGCATCGACGCGCATATCAACCCGCGCGCAGTGACCGTGTCGAAGGTGCTGCGCCATGTGCGGCGTGGCCGCATCCGCGGCGTTCACTCATTGCAGAATGGCGGCGCGGAAGTGATCGAAGCCGAGGCGCTGGAGACGTCGCCGCTGGTCGGTCATCCGCTGCGCGATCTCGATCTGCCGGACGGCATCCGCATCGGCGCGATCTACCGCAACGGCAAGGTGGTCATTCCGCGCGGCGACGCGCAGATTCAGGCGAGCGACCGCGTGGTGATCTTTGCCGTCGCCGGGCGCGTGCGGCAGGTCGAGCAGATGTTCCGCGTCAGCCTCGAGTTCTTCTAG
- a CDS encoding sigma-54-dependent Fis family transcriptional regulator: MASDILIVDDEADIRELVAGILDDEGHGTRVAGDADSALATIAERRPSLVFLDIWLQGSRLDGLALLDEIKAGHPDLPIVMISGHGNIETAVSAIRRGAYDYIEKPFKADRLVLVAERALEASMLKREVKELRQRSGEARQLVGSSSVMNQLRQTIERVAPTNSRILISGPSGSGKELVARTIHALSHRDSSPFVALNAAAITPDRMEEELFGTETEGGVARVGALEEAHGGTLYLDEIADMPRETQNKILRVLVEQKFQRVGGSTRVHVDVRVISSSARNLEAEIADGRFREDLFHRLSVVPLRVPGLSERREDVPELVQFFMQQVSGSTGMPVRNIGNDAMAVLQAHDWPGNIRQLRNNVERLLILTRGDPDATITADLLPAEIGAMLPSLSSNSGGDHLMSLPLREAREIFERDYLKAQIDRFGGNISRTAEFVGMERSALHRKLKSLGLG; this comes from the coding sequence ATGGCTAGCGATATTCTCATAGTCGACGACGAAGCTGATATCCGCGAACTGGTCGCGGGCATTCTCGATGATGAAGGGCACGGGACGCGGGTTGCAGGCGATGCGGATTCGGCGCTTGCGACCATCGCCGAACGGCGACCGTCTCTGGTGTTCCTTGATATCTGGCTGCAGGGCAGCCGGCTCGACGGCCTGGCGTTGCTCGACGAGATCAAGGCCGGGCACCCGGACCTGCCGATCGTGATGATTTCCGGCCACGGCAATATCGAAACGGCGGTGTCGGCGATCCGCCGCGGGGCGTATGACTATATCGAGAAGCCGTTCAAGGCGGACCGGCTGGTGCTGGTCGCGGAACGTGCGCTCGAAGCCTCGATGCTGAAGCGCGAGGTCAAGGAGCTTCGCCAGCGTAGCGGTGAGGCGCGACAACTGGTTGGCTCGTCGTCGGTGATGAACCAGCTGCGCCAAACCATCGAGCGCGTGGCGCCGACCAACAGCCGAATTCTGATTTCGGGTCCGTCGGGTTCCGGCAAGGAACTCGTCGCGCGCACGATCCACGCGTTGTCACACCGCGACAGCAGTCCCTTCGTCGCGCTGAATGCCGCCGCCATCACGCCGGACCGGATGGAAGAGGAGCTGTTCGGCACCGAAACCGAGGGCGGCGTCGCGCGAGTCGGCGCGCTTGAAGAGGCTCATGGCGGGACGCTCTATCTCGACGAAATCGCCGATATGCCGCGCGAAACGCAGAACAAGATCCTGCGAGTTCTGGTCGAACAGAAGTTCCAGCGCGTCGGCGGGTCGACACGGGTTCATGTCGATGTTCGCGTAATTTCTTCGAGTGCGCGAAACCTCGAGGCGGAGATCGCCGACGGCCGTTTCCGCGAGGACCTGTTTCATCGTCTGAGCGTCGTGCCGCTGCGAGTTCCGGGGCTGTCGGAACGGCGGGAGGATGTGCCCGAGCTGGTGCAGTTCTTCATGCAGCAGGTGTCAGGTTCGACCGGGATGCCGGTGCGCAATATCGGCAATGACGCAATGGCGGTGCTGCAGGCGCACGACTGGCCGGGCAACATTCGCCAACTTCGCAACAATGTCGAACGGCTGCTGATTCTGACACGCGGCGATCCCGACGCGACCATCACGGCAGATCTGTTGCCGGCGGAGATCGGCGCGATGCTGCCGTCGCTGTCTTCGAACAGTGGTGGCGACCACCTCATGTCGTTGCCACTTCGCGAAGCGCGCGAGATTTTCGAACGCGACTATCTCAAGGCGCAGATCGATCGCTTCGGAGGCAATATCTCGCGCACCGCGGAATTCGTCGGCATGGAGCGTTCGGCGCTGCACCGCAAGCTGAAGTCGCTGGGCCTCGGCTAA
- a CDS encoding PAS domain-containing sensor histidine kinase: MPGDSDDEDSRPAKRWLSVRSLGLVIVIVTLVSLAITFLILTGSTTIPPTKTVVRVAMAINGILAVVLIGTIGWEILSLVRARRRGRAAARLHVRIVTLFSVIAAFPAIVVAITASITLDQGLDRWFQDRTRGIVSNALTVANAYLQEHAHVLRGDLIAMGADVDRAKQLYDYEPSRFDTFFQTQASLRLLPAAYLVGPDGKVITSAVLNPEMNVLMPPPQAISQSAVGKPVLIAPGPSNLVGGVVKLAAYEDTYLYVVRMLDPRVIEYLRLAKENADEYSQMEENRFGVQVAFGLVYIGVALVLLLVSIWIGLGFANRLVAPIRRLIGAADQISRGNLDVTLPINGREGDLARLGSTFNTMTGQLRHQRGELLAANKLIDRRRRFTEAVLSGVTAGVLGIDEGGSVTLANRSAVELLEVNEALLIGHPIEDTVPELRHIVEEARSDTSRERLEQITLLRDGRERIISVRATNERSPSEEHGIVVTLDDITDLVSAQRASAWADIARRIAHEIKNPLTPIQLSAERLRRRYGRKIEDDTAVFDQCVDTIIRQVGDIGRMVDEFSAFARMPKAAITPGDLTEAVSEAVFLQTVGNPEIEITTEFAEKPMPATFDHRLITQAVTNVVKNATEAVEAVPAEEQRPGKIHVRTYRDGDFFVVDIIDNGIGLPVESRRRLLEPYMTTRKKGTGLGLAIVGKIMEEHGGCIELLDAPAVAEGGHGAMVRLLLAAHDVNADSEDNQQRPEERSENDG; the protein is encoded by the coding sequence CTGCCGGGAGATAGTGACGACGAGGATTCGCGGCCAGCCAAACGCTGGCTAAGCGTGAGGTCGCTCGGTCTCGTCATTGTCATCGTCACGCTGGTGTCGTTGGCGATCACCTTCCTGATCCTGACGGGGTCGACGACGATACCGCCGACCAAGACCGTCGTGCGGGTCGCGATGGCGATCAACGGGATCCTTGCCGTCGTGCTTATCGGCACCATCGGCTGGGAGATTCTCAGCCTGGTGCGGGCGCGTCGGCGCGGTCGTGCGGCGGCGCGGCTGCATGTGCGCATTGTCACGCTGTTCAGTGTGATCGCGGCATTCCCGGCGATCGTGGTGGCGATCACAGCGTCGATCACGCTCGACCAGGGTCTCGACAGATGGTTTCAGGACCGAACGCGGGGCATCGTTTCCAACGCGCTGACGGTGGCCAATGCCTATCTGCAGGAACACGCCCATGTGCTTCGCGGCGACCTGATCGCCATGGGTGCGGATGTCGACCGTGCCAAGCAGCTCTATGACTACGAGCCGAGCCGGTTCGACACGTTCTTTCAGACACAGGCGTCGCTGCGTCTGCTGCCGGCGGCCTATCTCGTTGGCCCTGACGGCAAGGTGATCACCAGCGCGGTCCTCAACCCCGAAATGAACGTGTTGATGCCGCCTCCGCAGGCGATCAGCCAGTCGGCTGTCGGCAAACCGGTCCTGATCGCGCCCGGGCCGTCCAATCTCGTCGGCGGCGTCGTGAAGCTTGCGGCCTATGAGGACACCTATCTCTATGTCGTGCGCATGCTCGACCCGCGGGTGATCGAATATCTGCGTCTGGCCAAGGAAAACGCCGACGAGTACTCGCAGATGGAAGAAAACCGGTTCGGCGTGCAGGTCGCGTTCGGGCTGGTCTATATCGGCGTCGCGCTGGTTCTGTTGCTCGTCTCGATCTGGATCGGGCTTGGCTTCGCAAACCGGCTGGTTGCGCCGATCCGTCGGCTGATTGGTGCCGCCGACCAGATTTCGCGCGGCAATCTCGACGTCACCTTGCCGATCAACGGGCGTGAGGGCGACCTTGCGCGGCTCGGTTCGACGTTCAATACGATGACAGGCCAGCTTCGCCATCAACGTGGTGAGCTGCTTGCGGCAAACAAACTGATCGACCGTCGGCGTCGCTTCACCGAGGCCGTGTTGTCGGGTGTCACGGCCGGTGTTCTCGGTATCGACGAGGGCGGATCGGTGACCCTTGCGAACCGCTCCGCGGTGGAGCTTCTGGAAGTCAACGAAGCGCTTCTTATCGGCCATCCGATCGAAGATACGGTGCCGGAACTGCGGCACATCGTGGAAGAGGCGCGCAGCGACACGTCACGGGAACGTCTCGAGCAGATCACGCTTTTACGCGACGGGCGGGAACGCATCATTTCGGTGCGGGCCACCAACGAGCGGTCGCCGAGCGAAGAACACGGAATCGTGGTCACGCTCGACGACATTACCGATCTGGTCTCGGCGCAACGTGCCTCGGCCTGGGCCGATATCGCGCGGCGGATCGCGCATGAGATCAAGAACCCGCTGACACCGATCCAGCTCTCGGCCGAGCGCCTGCGCCGCCGCTACGGGCGCAAGATCGAGGACGATACGGCGGTCTTCGATCAATGTGTCGACACGATTATCCGCCAGGTCGGCGATATCGGTCGCATGGTGGACGAGTTCTCCGCCTTTGCCCGCATGCCGAAAGCGGCGATCACGCCTGGGGACCTTACCGAGGCGGTCTCGGAAGCGGTGTTCCTGCAGACGGTCGGCAACCCGGAAATCGAGATCACGACGGAATTTGCCGAAAAGCCGATGCCGGCGACGTTCGATCACCGGCTGATCACACAGGCCGTGACCAATGTGGTGAAGAACGCCACCGAGGCGGTTGAGGCGGTTCCGGCGGAAGAGCAGCGGCCGGGCAAGATTCATGTCCGGACCTATCGCGACGGGGATTTCTTCGTCGTCGACATAATCGACAACGGTATCGGGCTGCCGGTCGAAAGCCGGCGACGTCTGCTCGAGCCGTATATGACGACGCGCAAGAAGGGCACGGGCCTTGGCCTGGCAATCGTCGGCAAGATCATGGAAGAGCATGGTGGCTGCATCGAGTTGCTCGACGCGCCCGCGGTCGCCGAAGGCGGGCATGGTGCGATGGTGCGGCTGCTGCTTGCCGCGCACGACGTCAACGCAGACTCCGAAGACAATCAGCAACGCCCAGAAGAACGGTCGGAAAACGATGGCTAG
- the ntrC gene encoding nitrogen regulation protein NR(I) has protein sequence MSLGKILVADDDTAIRTVLNQALSRAGYEVRLTSNAATLWRWVSEGDGDLVITDVVMPDENAFDLLPRIKRLRPDLPIIVMSAQNTFITAIRASEKGAYDYLPKPFDLKELIAIVGRALAEPKRSHKADEGGEGADTIPLVGRSPAMQEIYRVLARLMQTDLTVMINGESGTGKELVARALHDYGKRRNGPFVAINMAAIPRDLIESELFGHEKGAFTGAQNRSAGRFEQAEGGTLFLDEIGDMPMEAQTRLLRVLQQGEYTTVGGRTPIKTDVRIIAATNKDLRVLINQGLFREDLFFRLNVVPIRIPPLRERADDIPDLVRHFFSQAEREGLGAKQMEPAAVEMLKRYRWTGNVRELENLVRRLAALCPDDTITASHIAQELERPVMVPAGEPVAEADNLPGFMEQYLAKYFNQFGDDLPPPGLLQRILRDVEYPLITASLAATRGNQIRAAELLGVNRNTLRKKIRDLDIQVYRGMR, from the coding sequence ATGTCTCTTGGAAAAATTCTCGTCGCCGACGACGACACCGCCATCCGCACCGTGCTCAACCAGGCGCTTTCGCGCGCCGGCTACGAAGTCCGGCTGACGTCCAACGCGGCGACGCTATGGCGTTGGGTGAGCGAGGGCGACGGCGATCTGGTCATCACCGATGTGGTGATGCCGGATGAAAACGCCTTCGATCTGCTGCCGCGGATCAAGCGGTTGCGACCCGACCTGCCGATCATCGTCATGAGCGCGCAGAACACCTTCATCACAGCCATTCGGGCTTCGGAAAAGGGCGCTTACGATTATCTGCCGAAGCCGTTCGACCTGAAGGAGCTGATTGCGATCGTCGGGCGTGCGCTCGCCGAGCCGAAGCGCTCCCACAAGGCCGATGAGGGCGGCGAAGGGGCCGATACGATCCCGCTCGTCGGGCGTTCGCCGGCGATGCAGGAGATCTACCGGGTTCTCGCCCGGCTGATGCAGACCGACCTGACGGTGATGATCAACGGCGAGTCGGGCACCGGCAAGGAGCTGGTCGCGCGCGCGCTGCATGACTACGGCAAGCGGCGGAACGGGCCGTTCGTTGCCATCAACATGGCGGCGATCCCGCGCGATCTGATCGAGTCCGAGCTGTTCGGCCACGAGAAGGGCGCGTTTACCGGCGCCCAGAACCGTTCAGCCGGTCGCTTCGAGCAGGCCGAGGGCGGCACGCTGTTCCTCGATGAAATCGGCGACATGCCGATGGAAGCACAGACGCGGCTTCTGCGCGTGCTGCAGCAAGGCGAATACACCACGGTTGGTGGGCGCACGCCGATCAAGACCGATGTGCGGATCATCGCGGCGACCAACAAGGATCTGCGGGTGCTGATCAATCAGGGCCTGTTCCGCGAAGATCTGTTCTTCCGCCTCAACGTGGTGCCGATCCGGATTCCGCCGTTGCGCGAACGCGCCGATGACATCCCGGATCTGGTGCGCCATTTCTTCTCGCAGGCGGAACGCGAAGGCCTCGGCGCCAAGCAGATGGAGCCGGCCGCCGTCGAGATGCTGAAGCGCTATCGCTGGACCGGTAACGTTCGCGAACTTGAAAACCTCGTGCGCCGTCTCGCGGCGCTCTGTCCCGACGACACGATCACGGCAAGCCACATCGCCCAGGAACTGGAGCGGCCCGTCATGGTGCCGGCCGGCGAGCCGGTTGCCGAGGCGGACAACCTTCCGGGCTTCATGGAGCAGTATCTCGCCAAGTATTTCAATCAGTTCGGCGATGATCTGCCGCCTCCGGGCCTGTTGCAGCGGATCCTGCGCGACGTCGAATACCCGCTGATCACGGCTTCGCTTGCGGCGACGCGCGGCAATCAGATCCGGGCGGCGGAACTGCTGGGCGTCAACCGCAATACGCTGCGCAAGAAGATCCGCGATCTCGATATCCAGGTCTATCGCGGCATGCGCTGA
- a CDS encoding two-component sensor histidine kinase, whose product MLDALPHPVILIVGDMGVAACNSAGENFFQVSSTFLTRHGLRQFVPFGSPLLALVEEVRRRGTPVNEYRVDIGSPRIGSERVVDIHAAPMPTPAGAVVVMLQERSMADKIDRQLTHRNAARSVTGLAAMLAHEIKNPLSGIRGAAQLLEQSADDSDRALTRLIMEEADRIVELVNRMEVFSDDRPTDRMPANIHVILNRVKRIAQSGFGRDIRFVEEYDPSLPQVLCNQDQIIQVFLNLVKNAVEAIGDRPDGEIILSTAFRPGIRLSVPGGGDKVSLPLEFCVRDNGPGVSEDILPHLFDPFVTTKINGTGLGLALVAKIVNDHGGVIECDSQPNRTVFRVLMPAYTGEAGDDPTVAEES is encoded by the coding sequence ATGCTCGACGCGCTGCCGCATCCGGTGATCCTGATCGTCGGCGACATGGGTGTCGCGGCGTGCAACAGCGCCGGCGAGAACTTCTTCCAGGTCAGCTCGACGTTCCTCACGCGGCACGGCCTGCGGCAGTTCGTGCCGTTCGGCAGCCCGCTTCTGGCGCTGGTCGAGGAAGTGCGCCGGCGCGGCACACCGGTCAACGAATACCGGGTCGACATCGGCTCGCCGCGGATCGGCAGCGAACGCGTCGTCGACATTCATGCCGCGCCGATGCCGACGCCAGCCGGTGCGGTCGTCGTCATGCTGCAAGAGCGCTCGATGGCCGACAAGATCGACCGTCAACTTACGCACCGAAATGCCGCGCGTTCAGTGACCGGTCTTGCCGCGATGCTGGCGCATGAGATCAAGAACCCGCTTTCAGGTATTCGCGGCGCCGCGCAGTTGCTCGAACAATCGGCGGATGACAGCGATCGGGCACTGACCCGGCTGATCATGGAAGAGGCCGACCGGATCGTCGAACTGGTCAACCGGATGGAGGTCTTCTCCGATGACCGTCCGACGGATCGTATGCCGGCCAATATCCACGTCATTCTGAACCGGGTGAAGCGCATCGCCCAATCAGGTTTCGGGCGCGATATCCGTTTCGTCGAGGAATACGACCCTTCGCTGCCGCAGGTTTTGTGCAATCAGGACCAGATCATTCAGGTGTTCCTCAATCTTGTGAAGAACGCGGTCGAGGCGATCGGCGACAGGCCGGACGGAGAGATCATCCTGTCGACTGCGTTCCGTCCCGGCATCCGCCTGTCGGTGCCGGGCGGCGGCGACAAGGTCAGCCTGCCGCTTGAATTCTGCGTGCGCGACAACGGGCCCGGCGTGTCGGAGGACATCCTCCCGCATTTGTTCGATCCGTTCGTCACCACCAAGATCAACGGGACCGGCCTCGGTCTCGCGCTCGTCGCCAAGATCGTCAACGACCATGGCGGCGTCATCGAATGCGACTCCCAACCCAACCGCACGGTCTTTCGTGTGCTCATGCCGGCCTATACGGGTGAGGCCGGCGACGATCCCACCGTGGCGGAGGAAAGCTGA
- a CDS encoding tRNA dihydrouridine synthase DusB encodes MNDSAYPVGNSVSQACTEGFRVGDVSLANPVFLAPMAGITDLPFRRIAARFGVGAVVSEMVASGELVTGRAEAQMRMEGEGIFPHMVQLAGREAPWLSEAARIVEGAGADIIDINMGCPSKRVTTGYAGAALMRDLDQALELIEAVIGAVSVPVTVKMRLGWDEGCLNAADLARRAQDAGVKMISVHGRTRNQFYKGKADWDAIGAVRESVSIPVIANGDCTGFDEADAMLAASGAAGIMIGRGAYGRPWFPGHVAHYLATGERKAEPTGAELLDLIHEHYDAVVTHYGLPFGVRNARKHLGWYMDGWPLDDTGAKALRRTILTETDPERVHDYLDRWFESERKVA; translated from the coding sequence ATGAATGACTCTGCTTATCCTGTAGGCAATTCGGTGTCCCAAGCTTGCACAGAAGGGTTTCGCGTCGGCGACGTCTCGCTCGCAAACCCCGTCTTCCTTGCGCCGATGGCCGGCATCACGGACCTGCCGTTCCGTCGCATCGCGGCGCGATTTGGCGTGGGTGCCGTCGTGTCGGAGATGGTCGCGAGCGGCGAGCTTGTCACCGGCCGGGCCGAAGCGCAGATGCGCATGGAGGGCGAGGGCATCTTTCCCCACATGGTGCAGCTTGCGGGCCGCGAAGCGCCCTGGCTTTCCGAAGCTGCCCGTATCGTCGAAGGCGCGGGCGCCGACATCATCGACATCAATATGGGCTGTCCGTCGAAGCGCGTGACCACCGGCTATGCAGGCGCGGCGCTGATGCGCGATCTCGATCAGGCGCTGGAGCTGATCGAGGCGGTGATTGGCGCCGTTTCGGTTCCGGTGACGGTCAAGATGCGGCTCGGTTGGGATGAAGGCTGCCTCAACGCCGCGGACCTGGCACGCCGCGCGCAGGACGCCGGCGTCAAAATGATCAGCGTGCACGGGCGCACCCGCAACCAGTTCTACAAGGGGAAGGCCGATTGGGACGCAATCGGCGCGGTGCGCGAAAGCGTTTCCATCCCTGTCATTGCCAATGGCGACTGCACCGGGTTCGACGAGGCCGATGCGATGCTCGCCGCTTCGGGCGCCGCCGGAATCATGATTGGGCGAGGCGCCTATGGCCGCCCCTGGTTTCCGGGGCATGTGGCGCACTACCTCGCCACCGGCGAACGCAAGGCCGAACCAACGGGCGCGGAATTGCTGGACCTCATTCACGAACACTACGACGCGGTTGTCACGCATTACGGCCTGCCGTTCGGCGTCCGCAACGCCCGCAAGCATCTTGGCTGGTACATGGATGGCTGGCCGCTCGACGACACAGGCGCGAAGGCGCTCAGGCGGACAATCCTGACGGAAACCGACCCGGAACGGGTCCACGATTATCTCGACCGTTGGTTCGAGAGCGAACGAAAGGTCGCGTGA